One region of Synergistaceae bacterium genomic DNA includes:
- a CDS encoding YjbH domain-containing protein, translating to MRRVILFCLVIILTVNFYGGAFASTGGNTGLTGLWEYPTAEMPEDGAGRFGYTRSSPYAYYFLDIAWLPWLEINARFTTFSSVYIATRRYMDKAVDLKLMLWHTKNPKLWYVPSLAVGITDIMGTELMKAYYGAATWRWGNFAATVGYGSDRLNGVYAGLEWDIADWLTVKAEYSPLDYAQDKASGRRILRELPSSKYNAGLVLKAPWGMQGAVSYQRGDEWSFSISQKIHLGGPILGNGRRKFDVSGGFRNANWDDIESQDLIAKIKTGLEKYTRVRDVEIKLEDTEEEHKRLSLSYENYGYASHAEAMSTVLIVLASVMPETDSLLLIAKNASIPIVKAEFPGTILFDIRARTLRDDDEMNAAVFSWASADIEDPDARVLASKAENEFKAMCVYEPRIDQTLNEVYMDRLNIDAIYTGRYSHGWGALADVRFPIYEHVDTSDYTGLWWEKDLNNNIRLQQAAMTYANQVGQSGRFWFFGEGGYLDEEWFGGNVWARYYGDSGLWWIGARASIYHDRDPYSFAGLTDHRMKYIGGRAIDMDDGGKDWLNAQWLQAGINIPGLDLDIQADYGWFVDDDRGWKISATRHWDDTALGFWYIATDINAPGKDFTKAGVHMEIPADKWFGSWFGNASPHIWEQNTMLISTWRMHSGRDGGIVRSPERFMSQLRPVPLKKNVVRMLREYCSYADDEDNTEGDKTVTSILEYIFR from the coding sequence TTGCGGAGGGTAATTCTGTTCTGTCTCGTCATTATCCTGACAGTTAATTTTTACGGCGGGGCTTTTGCATCAACAGGAGGCAACACGGGGCTGACGGGGCTATGGGAATATCCTACTGCTGAAATGCCCGAAGACGGCGCGGGGAGATTCGGCTACACTCGGTCTTCTCCATACGCATATTATTTTCTTGACATCGCGTGGCTTCCGTGGCTTGAGATTAACGCCCGCTTTACTACTTTCAGTTCAGTCTACATTGCAACACGTCGCTACATGGACAAGGCTGTAGACTTGAAGCTAATGCTATGGCACACAAAGAACCCTAAACTGTGGTATGTTCCTTCCCTCGCTGTGGGTATCACGGATATAATGGGTACGGAGCTTATGAAGGCGTACTACGGTGCGGCGACATGGAGATGGGGCAATTTTGCCGCGACAGTGGGCTACGGCTCAGACAGGCTGAACGGTGTTTATGCCGGGCTTGAATGGGACATTGCCGACTGGCTTACGGTTAAGGCTGAATATTCCCCTCTTGATTATGCACAGGACAAAGCCTCTGGGCGCAGGATTCTCAGGGAGCTTCCCTCAAGCAAATACAACGCCGGACTCGTGCTTAAAGCTCCGTGGGGAATGCAGGGGGCAGTGAGCTATCAGCGCGGTGATGAATGGTCATTCAGTATCTCACAGAAAATACATTTGGGCGGGCCTATTCTCGGAAACGGGCGCAGAAAATTCGATGTCTCCGGCGGCTTCAGAAATGCAAACTGGGACGACATAGAATCGCAGGACCTCATAGCAAAGATAAAGACCGGGCTTGAGAAATACACAAGGGTGCGCGACGTTGAAATAAAACTTGAGGACACAGAAGAGGAACATAAGCGGCTTTCATTGTCGTACGAGAATTACGGCTACGCTTCACACGCCGAGGCAATGTCAACGGTTCTTATTGTGCTTGCCAGTGTAATGCCCGAAACAGATTCGCTGCTCCTTATCGCCAAGAATGCCAGTATTCCTATCGTGAAAGCAGAGTTTCCCGGCACGATTCTTTTTGACATAAGGGCGCGCACTCTCAGGGATGATGACGAGATGAACGCGGCTGTATTCTCATGGGCAAGCGCGGACATTGAAGACCCTGACGCGAGAGTCCTTGCCTCAAAAGCTGAGAACGAGTTTAAGGCGATGTGTGTCTACGAGCCGAGAATAGATCAGACACTCAACGAGGTATACATGGACAGGCTCAACATTGACGCGATTTACACGGGGCGTTACTCTCACGGCTGGGGGGCTTTGGCTGATGTTCGTTTCCCTATATATGAGCATGTCGACACGTCAGACTACACCGGGCTGTGGTGGGAAAAAGACCTCAACAACAATATACGCCTTCAGCAGGCGGCCATGACCTACGCGAATCAGGTAGGGCAGAGCGGTAGATTCTGGTTCTTCGGCGAGGGCGGCTATCTCGATGAGGAATGGTTCGGCGGAAATGTATGGGCAAGATATTACGGCGATTCGGGTTTATGGTGGATAGGTGCGAGAGCGTCAATATATCATGACCGCGACCCGTATTCATTCGCCGGGCTGACTGATCACAGGATGAAATACATCGGCGGCAGGGCTATCGATATGGACGACGGCGGAAAAGACTGGCTCAACGCGCAGTGGCTTCAGGCAGGCATAAACATTCCCGGGCTTGACCTTGATATTCAGGCTGATTACGGCTGGTTTGTCGATGATGATAGGGGCTGGAAGATTTCCGCCACAAGGCACTGGGATGACACCGCCCTGGGCTTCTGGTACATCGCGACAGATATAAACGCTCCCGGAAAAGATTTCACAAAGGCAGGCGTTCACATGGAGATTCCCGCGGATAAATGGTTCGGCTCATGGTTCGGGAACGCAAGCCCGCACATTTGGGAGCAGAACACTATGCTGATTTCAACGTGGAGGATGCATTCAGGGCGCGACGGCGGAATAGTGCGCTCTCCTGAAAGATTCATGAGCCAGTTACGCCCCGTCCCGCTGAAGAAAAATGTCGTGAGAATGCTGCGAGAGTACTGCTCATATGCAGACGATGAGGATAATACGGAAGGTGATAAAACCGTAACAAGCATACTTGAATACATATTCCGTTAA